One Mycobacterium sp. 050128 genomic window carries:
- the tsf gene encoding translation elongation factor Ts — protein MANFTAADVKRLRELTGAGMLDCKNALAESDGDFDKAVEALRIKGAKDVGKRAERATAEGLVAAKDGALIELNSETDFVAKNAEFQQLADEIVAAAAQSKSTDVDALKAAVIPGGGATTTVEQAVADLSAKIGEKLELRRAAFFDGTVETYLHKRAADLPPAVGVLVEYTGAGAKEAEAAHAVALQIAALKARYLTREDVPEDVVASERRIAEETAKEEGKPEQALPKIVEGRLNGFFKDAVLLEQPSVSDNKKTVKALLDEAGVTVTRFVRFEVGQA, from the coding sequence TTGGCGAACTTCACCGCTGCCGACGTCAAGCGTCTTCGTGAGCTCACCGGTGCCGGCATGCTCGACTGCAAGAACGCACTGGCCGAAAGCGACGGCGACTTCGACAAGGCCGTTGAGGCGCTCCGGATCAAGGGTGCCAAGGACGTCGGTAAGCGCGCCGAGCGTGCCACGGCCGAAGGTCTGGTCGCGGCCAAGGACGGCGCGCTGATCGAGCTGAACAGCGAGACCGACTTCGTCGCCAAGAACGCCGAGTTCCAGCAGCTGGCCGACGAAATCGTCGCCGCGGCAGCGCAATCCAAGTCGACCGACGTCGACGCGCTCAAGGCCGCTGTCATTCCTGGGGGAGGGGCGACGACTACGGTCGAGCAGGCCGTCGCCGACCTGTCCGCCAAGATCGGCGAAAAGCTGGAGCTGCGCCGGGCCGCCTTCTTCGACGGCACCGTGGAGACCTACCTGCACAAGCGTGCCGCGGACCTGCCGCCGGCCGTCGGCGTGCTGGTCGAATACACCGGCGCCGGTGCCAAAGAAGCCGAGGCCGCGCACGCCGTCGCGCTGCAGATCGCCGCGCTCAAGGCGCGCTACCTCACGCGCGAGGACGTGCCCGAGGACGTGGTGGCCAGCGAGCGGCGCATCGCCGAGGAGACCGCGAAAGAAGAAGGCAAGCCGGAGCAGGCGCTGCCCAAGATCGTCGAGGGCCGGCTGAACGGCTTCTTCAAGGACGCGGTGCTGCTCGAGCAGCCGTCGGTGTCCGACAACAAGAAGACCGTCAAGGCGCTGCTCGACGAGGCCGGCGTCACGGTGACCCGGTTCGTCCGCTTCGAGGTAGGCCAGGCCTAG
- a CDS encoding DUF1942 domain-containing protein, whose translation MTFTTTTVKAALCAAGIAGASIFTAGPAGANVQSFGATEQAVDGPLITDYTVTNLRPSDAVLPGFRPAGQLYQADVTAKSDAGTVQPQISRFAARAFNGTVYPVLNKGPVPNGLDPSPIDQGQQRTGELYFDVTGQRPVGVVYTDYDDDFLVWTRHV comes from the coding sequence ATGACATTCACCACCACGACAGTGAAAGCGGCCCTGTGCGCCGCGGGGATTGCCGGGGCGAGCATCTTCACCGCCGGCCCTGCCGGCGCCAACGTGCAGAGCTTTGGAGCGACCGAACAGGCCGTCGATGGCCCACTGATCACCGACTACACGGTGACCAATCTGCGGCCGAGCGACGCGGTTTTACCGGGATTCCGGCCCGCCGGACAGCTCTATCAAGCCGATGTGACGGCGAAGTCGGATGCCGGAACGGTCCAGCCGCAGATCTCTCGCTTCGCGGCCAGGGCCTTCAACGGCACGGTCTACCCGGTCCTCAACAAGGGACCGGTTCCCAACGGCCTCGATCCCAGCCCGATCGACCAAGGCCAACAGAGGACCGGCGAGCTGTACTTCGACGTGACCGGTCAGCGCCCGGTCGGCGTGGTGTACACCGATTACGACGACGATTTCCTCGTCTGGACGCGTCACGTTTAG
- a CDS encoding response regulator transcription factor — MSLDVLLLSNADDFASALPTLESLTQTIRRASLSDQLDRHHDSADVAIIDARTDLAAARSACRGLTASTPAIAVVAVVAPAHFASVDVDWRIDDVMLPATGVDELEARLRLAIKRRRSAVDGCLKFGDLILHPASFTASLCGRDLSLTVTEFRLLNFLVQHAGRAFSRTRLMHEVWGYDANGRVRTVDVHVRRLRAKLGPEHESMVDTVRGVGYMAVTPPHPQWIVNDAAASPDLNGRSHH; from the coding sequence ATGTCTTTGGATGTGCTACTGCTTTCCAATGCCGACGATTTCGCATCGGCATTACCCACTCTCGAATCGTTGACACAAACGATCCGTCGCGCGTCCCTCTCCGACCAGCTCGACAGACATCACGACAGCGCTGACGTGGCGATCATCGATGCACGCACCGACTTGGCGGCGGCCCGCAGCGCTTGCCGCGGCCTTACGGCCAGCACGCCGGCCATCGCGGTGGTGGCCGTCGTCGCCCCCGCGCACTTCGCGTCGGTGGACGTGGACTGGCGCATCGACGATGTGATGTTGCCGGCCACCGGCGTCGACGAGCTCGAGGCGCGATTGCGCCTGGCGATCAAGCGACGCCGCAGCGCGGTGGACGGCTGCTTGAAGTTTGGTGACCTCATCCTGCACCCGGCGAGTTTTACCGCATCCCTGTGCGGCCGGGATCTCAGCCTGACGGTTACCGAATTCAGATTGCTGAATTTCCTTGTGCAACATGCCGGTCGGGCGTTCAGCCGCACCCGGCTGATGCACGAGGTGTGGGGCTACGACGCCAACGGCCGCGTCCGCACCGTTGACGTTCACGTGCGACGGCTACGCGCAAAGCTGGGGCCCGAACATGAATCGATGGTCGACACCGTGCGCGGCGTGGGTTACATGGCGGTGACGCCACCGCATCCGCAGTGGATCGTCAACGACGCCGCTGCGAGCCCGGACCTCAACGGCCGCAGTCACCACTGA
- a CDS encoding lysophospholipid acyltransferase family protein, translating to MGYTDHRPAAVREQAQEHAEQAREAMEEKRDAQRGGLSGWVAQRAAQWDLRGQDESTLQRQKFAWNLLVDYWFRMEIDGWENIPEQPPALLVGIHSGAPFVWDAWTVGLQWWRRFGPDRTLHGTAHDALMAIPLFGRYFRSMGVLPAAPDAIATALAEGRDVALWPGGEVDSLRPWVERDRANLAGRKGFVKMAIRAGVPIVPIATVGGADAMPVLIRGDRLSKALRLDRLLRLKVFPVAVSLPWGIAPAALPQLPLPAKIRTRFMPAVQLDHDPARAEDDDYVDAKYREVQDGIQQGMDALARKRALPLFG from the coding sequence ATGGGTTACACAGATCACCGCCCGGCCGCGGTACGCGAACAAGCTCAAGAGCATGCCGAACAGGCCCGCGAGGCGATGGAGGAAAAGCGCGACGCTCAGCGCGGTGGATTGAGCGGCTGGGTGGCGCAGCGGGCCGCACAGTGGGATCTGCGCGGCCAAGACGAATCCACGCTGCAACGCCAGAAGTTCGCTTGGAACCTGTTGGTCGACTACTGGTTTCGGATGGAGATCGACGGCTGGGAGAACATCCCCGAGCAGCCCCCGGCGCTCCTGGTCGGAATTCACTCCGGCGCACCGTTCGTCTGGGATGCGTGGACGGTCGGCCTGCAATGGTGGCGGCGCTTCGGCCCGGACCGCACGTTGCATGGCACCGCCCACGACGCGTTGATGGCGATCCCGCTCTTCGGTCGTTACTTCCGGTCGATGGGTGTGCTTCCGGCCGCCCCCGACGCCATCGCCACCGCGCTGGCCGAGGGCCGAGACGTGGCGCTATGGCCTGGCGGAGAAGTGGATTCGCTGCGGCCCTGGGTCGAACGTGACCGCGCCAACCTGGCTGGGCGCAAAGGCTTCGTGAAGATGGCGATTCGCGCCGGCGTGCCGATAGTGCCGATCGCCACGGTCGGCGGCGCGGACGCGATGCCGGTGCTGATCCGCGGTGACCGGCTGTCCAAGGCGTTGCGACTCGACCGACTGTTGCGGCTCAAGGTCTTTCCGGTGGCGGTCTCGCTGCCGTGGGGTATCGCGCCGGCCGCGCTTCCGCAGTTGCCGTTGCCCGCCAAGATCAGGACGCGGTTCATGCCGGCGGTGCAGCTGGATCACGATCCCGCGCGTGCCGAGGACGACGATTACGTCGACGCAAAGTACCGGGAGGTCCAAGACGGCATCCAGCAGGGTATGGACGCGCTGGCCCGCAAGCGTGCGCTACCGCTGTTCGGGTGA
- the frr gene encoding ribosome recycling factor, with amino-acid sequence MIDEALFDAEEKMEKAVSVARDDLSTIRTGRANPGMFSRIVIDYYGTTTPITQLASINVPEARLVVIKPYEAGQLHAIETAIRNSDLGLNPSNDGTLIRVAVPQLTEERRRELVKQAKGKGEDAKVSVRNIRRKSMEELHRIRKDGEAGEDEVGRAEKDLDKTTQHYVNQIDDLVKHKEGELLEV; translated from the coding sequence ATGATCGATGAGGCTCTCTTCGACGCTGAAGAGAAAATGGAGAAGGCCGTATCCGTGGCCCGTGACGACTTGTCAACCATCCGGACCGGCCGCGCCAATCCGGGCATGTTCTCCCGGATCGTCATCGACTACTACGGCACGACGACGCCGATCACCCAGTTGGCCAGCATCAACGTCCCGGAGGCGCGGCTTGTCGTCATCAAGCCGTACGAGGCCGGCCAGTTGCACGCGATCGAGACGGCGATTCGCAACTCCGACCTCGGGTTGAATCCCAGCAACGACGGCACCCTGATTCGGGTGGCGGTACCGCAGCTGACCGAGGAACGCCGCCGCGAGCTGGTCAAACAGGCCAAGGGCAAGGGCGAAGACGCGAAGGTTTCGGTGCGCAACATCCGCCGCAAGTCGATGGAAGAACTGCACCGGATTCGCAAGGACGGGGAGGCCGGCGAGGATGAGGTCGGCCGCGCCGAGAAGGACCTGGACAAAACCACCCAGCACTACGTCAACCAGATCGACGACCTGGTCAAGCACAAAGAAGGCGAGCTGCTGGAGGTCTAG
- a CDS encoding amidase, whose amino-acid sequence MRRVDAFGDDALGDLDATGVAEAIRAGWVGRTEVVEAAIARTEAVNPALNGLAYKAFEQARATASANPASDSARFFEGVPTFLKDNVDVAGQPTMRGADAWAPRNAVADGEFTEVYLATGPTSLGKTQMSEFGFSAAAEHPRLGPVRNPWDTDYTAGASSSGSGAFVAAGVVPIAHANDGGGSIRIPAACNGIVGLKPSRGRLPLDAELRRMPVGIVANGVLSRSVRDTAAFYREAERIWRNAKLAPIGDVTGPGRQRLRIAVATGSVRRECGPEVRELTLKTAGVLEELGHRVEHIDHHPVPDSFVDDFILYWGFLALMQVRTGRRVFGNTFDRTRLDALTLGLERHTGRNLHRLPAVIIRLRRMRRRSAEFYQTYDALLTPTLADPTPRVGHLAPTEYQQVMDRLIDWVAFTPLQNVTGDPAISLPLAQSADGMPVGMMFAADLGQDALLLELAYELEQARPWARIQAAG is encoded by the coding sequence ATGCGACGCGTGGACGCTTTCGGTGACGACGCCCTCGGCGATCTCGACGCTACCGGCGTGGCCGAGGCCATCCGGGCCGGCTGGGTTGGCAGAACCGAAGTGGTCGAGGCGGCGATCGCTCGCACCGAGGCGGTCAACCCTGCGCTGAACGGCTTGGCGTACAAGGCATTCGAGCAGGCACGGGCGACCGCGTCGGCCAATCCCGCGAGTGATTCTGCCCGGTTTTTCGAAGGCGTCCCGACGTTCCTCAAGGACAACGTCGACGTCGCCGGGCAGCCGACGATGCGCGGTGCCGACGCGTGGGCCCCGCGCAATGCCGTCGCCGACGGCGAGTTCACCGAGGTGTATCTGGCCACCGGGCCGACGTCGCTGGGCAAGACGCAGATGTCGGAGTTCGGGTTCAGCGCGGCCGCCGAGCATCCCCGCCTGGGGCCGGTGCGCAACCCTTGGGACACCGACTACACGGCCGGGGCCTCCTCGTCGGGCTCGGGTGCGTTCGTCGCTGCCGGGGTGGTGCCGATCGCACACGCCAACGACGGTGGCGGCTCGATTCGAATTCCGGCCGCCTGCAACGGGATTGTCGGTCTCAAGCCGTCGCGCGGCCGGCTGCCGCTTGACGCGGAATTGCGCCGGATGCCGGTGGGCATCGTCGCAAACGGCGTGCTGAGCCGCTCCGTGCGCGACACCGCGGCGTTCTATCGGGAAGCCGAACGCATCTGGCGCAACGCCAAGCTGGCGCCCATCGGGGACGTCACCGGGCCCGGCCGGCAGCGGTTGCGGATCGCGGTGGCCACCGGCTCGGTCCGGCGCGAGTGCGGCCCGGAAGTGCGGGAGCTGACCCTCAAGACCGCCGGGGTACTCGAAGAGCTGGGCCACCGCGTCGAACACATCGACCATCACCCGGTGCCGGACAGCTTCGTCGACGACTTCATCTTGTACTGGGGATTTCTCGCGCTGATGCAGGTGCGCACCGGGCGGCGCGTGTTCGGCAACACCTTCGACCGCACCCGGCTGGACGCCTTGACGCTGGGCCTGGAGCGCCACACCGGCCGCAACCTGCACCGGCTGCCGGCGGTGATCATCCGGCTGCGCAGAATGCGGCGGCGCAGCGCCGAGTTCTACCAAACCTATGACGCCCTGCTCACCCCGACGCTCGCCGACCCGACGCCGCGCGTCGGTCACCTGGCACCCACCGAGTACCAGCAGGTGATGGACCGGCTGATCGACTGGGTGGCATTCACGCCGCTGCAGAACGTCACCGGAGACCCGGCGATTTCATTGCCGCTGGCCCAATCCGCGGACGGAATGCCCGTCGGCATGATGTTCGCCGCCGACCTGGGGCAGGATGCGCTGCTGCTGGAACTGGCCTACGAACTCGAACAGGCGCGGCCGTGGGCCCGGATCCAAGCGGCCGGATAA
- the rpsB gene encoding 30S ribosomal protein S2, with the protein MAVVTMKQLLDSGTHFGHQTRRWNPKMKRFIFTDRNGIYIIDLQQTLTFIDQAYEFVKETVAHGGSVLFVGTKKQAQESVAAEATRVGMPYVNQRWLGGMLTNFSTVHKRLQRLKELEAMEQTGGFEGRTKKEILMLTREKNKLERSLGGIRDMAKVPSAIWVVDTNKEHLAVAEARKLNIPIIAILDTNCDPDEVDYPIPGNDDAIRSAALLTKVIASAVAEGLQARAGVGRGDGKPEVESAEPLAEWEQELLASATTTATTTATTDAAGAATETTDPS; encoded by the coding sequence ATGGCCGTCGTGACCATGAAACAGCTGCTTGACAGCGGCACCCACTTCGGGCATCAGACCCGTCGCTGGAATCCCAAGATGAAGCGGTTCATCTTCACCGACCGCAACGGCATCTACATCATCGATCTGCAGCAGACGCTGACCTTCATCGACCAGGCGTACGAGTTCGTCAAGGAGACCGTCGCTCACGGTGGCAGCGTGCTGTTCGTCGGCACCAAGAAGCAGGCGCAGGAGTCCGTCGCCGCCGAAGCGACCCGCGTCGGCATGCCGTACGTGAACCAGCGCTGGCTGGGCGGCATGCTCACCAACTTCTCCACCGTGCACAAGCGCCTGCAGCGCCTCAAGGAGCTCGAGGCGATGGAGCAGACCGGTGGCTTCGAGGGCCGCACCAAGAAGGAAATCTTGATGCTGACCCGCGAGAAGAACAAGCTGGAGCGCAGCCTCGGCGGTATCCGCGACATGGCGAAGGTGCCGTCGGCGATCTGGGTCGTCGACACCAACAAGGAGCATCTCGCGGTCGCGGAGGCTCGCAAGCTGAACATCCCGATCATCGCGATCCTGGACACCAACTGCGACCCCGACGAGGTCGACTACCCGATCCCGGGCAACGACGACGCGATCCGCTCGGCGGCGCTGCTGACCAAGGTGATCGCCTCCGCGGTCGCCGAGGGCCTGCAGGCGCGTGCCGGCGTCGGCCGCGGCGACGGCAAGCCCGAGGTGGAGTCCGCCGAGCCGCTCGCCGAGTGGGAGCAGGAGCTGCTCGCTTCGGCGACCACGACCGCGACCACCACAGCCACCACCGACGCCGCTGGAGCTGCAACCGAAACAACAGACCCCTCGTAG
- the pyrH gene encoding UMP kinase yields the protein MTQPEPTSTNGVPTSSSDDGPPCSQPRAKYSRVLLKLGGEMFGGGQVGLDPDVVAQVARQIAEVVRDGVQVAVVIGGGNFFRGAQLQQRGMERARSDYMGMLGTVMNSLALQDFLQKEGIDTRVQTAITMGQVAEPYIPLRAVRHLEKGRVVIFGAGMGLPYFSTDTTAAQRALEIGADVVLMAKAVDGVFTEDPRVNPDAELLTAISHREVIDRGLRVADATAFSLCMDNGMPILVFNLLTSGNIARAVAGEKIGTLVTT from the coding sequence ATGACGCAGCCCGAGCCCACCAGCACTAACGGCGTGCCGACATCGTCATCCGACGACGGACCACCCTGCAGCCAGCCGCGCGCCAAGTATTCGCGTGTGTTGCTCAAGCTGGGCGGCGAGATGTTCGGCGGCGGCCAGGTCGGGCTGGATCCCGATGTGGTGGCGCAGGTAGCCCGCCAGATCGCCGAGGTGGTCCGCGACGGCGTACAGGTCGCCGTCGTGATCGGTGGCGGCAACTTCTTCCGGGGTGCGCAACTACAGCAGCGCGGTATGGAGCGCGCCCGCTCGGACTACATGGGCATGCTCGGCACCGTGATGAACAGCCTTGCGCTGCAAGACTTCCTGCAGAAGGAAGGCATCGACACCCGCGTTCAGACCGCGATCACGATGGGCCAGGTCGCCGAGCCCTACATCCCGCTGCGGGCCGTCCGTCATCTGGAGAAGGGCCGCGTGGTCATCTTCGGCGCCGGCATGGGGCTGCCATACTTCTCCACGGACACCACGGCCGCGCAGCGCGCGCTGGAGATCGGCGCCGACGTGGTCCTGATGGCCAAGGCGGTCGATGGCGTGTTCACCGAGGATCCGCGGGTGAATCCCGACGCGGAGTTGCTCACCGCCATCAGCCACCGGGAAGTCATCGACCGGGGGCTGCGGGTGGCCGATGCCACCGCGTTCAGCCTCTGTATGGACAATGGCATGCCGATCCTGGTGTTCAACCTGCTGACTAGCGGCAATATCGCGCGGGCGGTCGCTGGTGAGAAGATCGGAACGCTAGTCACCACTTGA
- the mbp1 gene encoding microaggregate-binding protein 1, translated as MADNENSGPAEAVKGVVEDVKGKVKEAAGALAGRDDLTREGQAQQDKAEAQRDAAKKEAEAEAARGAAEVAEQRQKANQ; from the coding sequence ATGGCGGACAACGAAAACTCTGGACCCGCGGAAGCCGTCAAGGGCGTCGTGGAAGACGTCAAGGGCAAGGTCAAGGAGGCCGCCGGCGCGCTGGCCGGCCGCGACGACCTCACCCGCGAAGGCCAGGCCCAGCAGGACAAGGCGGAGGCCCAGCGTGACGCGGCCAAGAAGGAAGCCGAAGCCGAGGCCGCACGCGGCGCCGCGGAGGTAGCCGAGCAGCGCCAGAAGGCCAACCAATAG
- a CDS encoding MarR family winged helix-turn-helix transcriptional regulator has translation MGATEDAPLGYLLYRVGAVLRPEVSAVLRPLGLTLPEFVCLRILSMSPGLSSAELSRSTNVTPQAMNTVLRRLEEVEAVERPTSVSSGRALPATLTSSGRTLLKRAEAAVRNADDRILAKLTATQQREFKRMLEKLGSD, from the coding sequence GTGGGTGCGACAGAAGATGCTCCGCTCGGCTACCTGCTCTACCGGGTGGGAGCCGTGCTGCGACCCGAAGTTTCGGCCGTGTTGCGTCCGCTCGGCCTGACGCTCCCCGAATTCGTTTGTCTGAGAATACTTTCCATGTCGCCCGGGCTGTCCAGCGCCGAGCTGTCCCGCAGCACCAACGTCACGCCGCAGGCGATGAACACGGTGCTGCGCAGGCTGGAAGAGGTTGAGGCGGTGGAACGGCCGACGTCGGTGTCCTCCGGGCGTGCGCTGCCGGCCACCCTGACCAGTTCGGGGCGCACGCTGCTCAAACGCGCGGAAGCCGCGGTCCGCAACGCCGATGACCGCATCTTGGCCAAGCTGACCGCGACGCAGCAGCGCGAGTTCAAGCGGATGCTGGAAAAGCTTGGGTCCGACTGA
- a CDS encoding MPT63 family protein, translating into MKFTSNAMKSVIGAAGIAAVSAFTAATAAAAPNIQGFGTSQQLVAGPLITNYTVSNLQPSNVAIPGYTPKGTLYQADVTARSDGGLVTPMVNDFVARGPNGQNYRVIDKVGAPGSLNPAPIPQGSESTGTLYFDVTGAPPNGVVYNEGTQDILIWTSNVQGGSEPGAAPNTTPAPGQLPAPAPNARANT; encoded by the coding sequence ATGAAGTTCACTTCTAATGCTATGAAATCGGTGATCGGAGCCGCCGGTATTGCTGCTGTCAGCGCTTTCACCGCGGCGACGGCGGCTGCGGCGCCCAACATCCAGGGCTTCGGCACCAGCCAGCAGCTCGTCGCTGGGCCGCTGATCACCAACTACACGGTGAGCAACCTGCAGCCGAGCAATGTGGCGATTCCGGGCTACACGCCGAAGGGCACGCTGTACCAGGCGGACGTCACGGCCCGGTCGGATGGCGGGCTGGTCACCCCGATGGTGAACGACTTCGTCGCCCGTGGGCCCAACGGCCAGAACTACCGGGTGATCGACAAGGTCGGGGCACCGGGCAGCCTGAACCCGGCGCCGATCCCGCAGGGCAGCGAGTCGACCGGCACGCTGTACTTCGACGTGACCGGCGCACCGCCGAACGGCGTCGTCTACAACGAGGGCACCCAGGACATCCTGATCTGGACGTCGAACGTTCAGGGTGGCTCGGAGCCGGGTGCGGCACCGAACACCACCCCGGCACCGGGTCAGCTCCCGGCCCCGGCGCCGAACGCGCGCGCGAACACCTAA